From the genome of Bactrocera oleae isolate idBacOlea1 chromosome 2, idBacOlea1, whole genome shotgun sequence, one region includes:
- the Ir10a gene encoding uncharacterized protein Ir10a, whose amino-acid sequence MYVGKSHEAMIYYILLLLPMHCIEAKIQQQWQYRVISNTTTKALNLEEVGEKLHRYILQIPYLNVLLRAKHLESDDANPYLRWFLRHSSLPLIIKVYDELHLVNKTEPSLSVKSKRDSFVIMTDSQQLAKDAQRFVQRAGVFFFILSDTQLPADNTNVLHALNTLWIKYRAFKNFLLTVEGIFYFNPFEYNDIRQRYGKIVRYEHSESLNTALFRDMHGYPLRVQIFKSVYARPLFNKSNPSIKDVYGVDGRVAELLQQRMNFTMALQEPDPNYFGERSIDGKYNGVIGSIIEDRIDLCLTGFFIKDYLVGDYMDFTVAVYDDKLCIYVPKAQRVPQSILPLFSVHVDVWLGFILTAFVCCAFWCIIRHLNICLNIKKCADTPLERSQWWQFVRIYIDTWVLWVRDNLVQYPPFNSERIFIASLCLVSVIFGAIFESSLATIFIHPLYYNDINTLEQLDESNLKIIYKYSSMADDLFFAETSPLFANLNKKLVHVQNLNADVVLDIAKNGGKAGVSRANSLLLESLQFILAKQVYIVPECPKDYTISYVIPKDAPWEEAINNLLLQFASLGLIRKWINDMKTAVDIDVMTNGMNFEQTDIFKVLTVNDLQLAFYVVILGNSLAGLSLILESCLKRCSKRTKIKMKDDGI is encoded by the exons ATGTACGTCGGTAAATCACATGAAGCTatgatttactatattttattattacttccAATGCACTGTATAGAGGCTAagatacaacaacaatggcaatatCGTGTGATTTCAAATACAACAACTAAAGCGTTGAACTTAGAAGAAGTTGGAGAGAAACTTCACAGATATATTTTGCAGATACCTTATCTCAATGTGTTGCTACGTGCGAAGCATTTGGAAAGCGATGACGCCAACCCCTATTTGCGTTGGTTCCTTCGACACAGTAGCCTACCGCTAATTATTAAAGTCTATGACGAGCTGCATCTTGTCAATAAGACGGAGCCGTCGTTGTCAGTTAAAAGTAAACGCGATAGTTTCGTCATTATGACTGATTCACAGCAGCTAGCAAAGGATGCGCAGCGTTTTGTACAACGAGCGGGGGTGTTCTTTTTCATACTCAGTGACACGCAACTGCCAGCAGATAATACTAATGTGCTTCACGCTTTAAATACTTTGTGGATTAAATATAGAGCTTTCAAGAATTTCTTGCTCACAGTTGaaggtattttttattttaatcccTTCGAATACAATGATATCCGGCAAAGGTATGGGAAAATTGTTCGTTATGAACACAGTGAATCGCTGAATACTGCCTTGTTTCGGGACATGCATGGCTATCCGTtgcgtgtgcaaattttcaaatcagTCTATGCCCGCccattatttaataaaagcaaTCCATCGATTAAGGATGTGTATGGAGTGGATGGACGTGTGGCAGAACTTTTACAACAACGTATGAACTTTACAATGGCCTTGCAAGAGCCAGATCCCAACTATTTTGG TGAACGCTCGATAGATGGTAAATACAATGGTGTGATCGGATCCATTATTGAGGATAGGATCGACTTGTGTCTCACGGGTTTCTTTATAAAGGATTATTTGGTGGGAGATTATATGGATTTTACGGTAGCCGTTTACGATGACAAATTGTGCATTTATGTGCCAAAAGCTCAGCGCGTCCCTCAGTCCATTTTGCCACTGTTTTCGGTACATGTAGACGTTTGGTTAGGTTTTATACTGACTGCTTTCGTATGCTGTGCCTTTTGGTGCATAATACGGCACCTAAATATATGCCTGAACATAAAAAAATGCGCCGATACACCGCTTGAACGAAGTCAGTGGTGGCAGTTCGTGAGAATCTACATAGACACATGGGTACTTTGGGTGCGTGACAATCTTGTGCAGTATCCGCCCTTCAATTCAGAACGCATCTTTATAGCATCACTTTGCCTGGTAAGCGTTATATTTGGCGCAATATTCGAGTCCAGTTTGGCTACTATATTTATACATCCATTATATTATAACGATATAAACACATTGGAGCAGCTTGATGAGAGCAATCTAAAAATCATATACAAATACTCATCAATGGCGGATGATCTATTTTTCGCTGAAACATCTCCACTTTTTGCAAATCTCAATAAGAAATTAGTACATGTACAGAACTTAAACGCCGATGTCGTATTGGATATTGCCAAAAATGGCGGAAAAGCCGGTGTCTCACGCGCCAATTCGCTATTGTTAGAATCTCTGCAGTTCATATTGGCAAAACAAGTCTATATTGTACCTGAATGTCCAAAAGATTACACTATTTCCTACGTCATACCGAAAGATGCCCCCTGGGAGGAAGCTATCAACAATTTGCTCCTACAATTCGCTTCTTTAGGACTAATTAGAAAATGGATCAACGACATGAAAACAGCAGTTGACATCGATGTAATGACAAATGGCATGAATTTCGAGCAAACCGATATATTTAAAGTGCTTACGGTTAACGATTTACAGTTGGCATTCTATGTGGTGATATTGGGTAACTCTCTGGCCGGATTGTCATTAATCCTTGAATCCTGTCTCAAAAGATGTAGCAAACGTACGAAGATTAAAATGAAGGATGATGGAATCTAA